A region of Corvus cornix cornix isolate S_Up_H32 chromosome 3, ASM73873v5, whole genome shotgun sequence DNA encodes the following proteins:
- the SESN1 gene encoding sestrin-1 isoform X2, whose amino-acid sequence MKPLKLELGIRIPRPLGHGPSRFIPEKETIQVGKEDATMHTLFAESFATLGRLDNVTLVMVFHPQYLESFLKTQHYLLQMDGPLPLHYRHYIGIMAAARHQCSYLVNLHVNDFLHVGGDPKWLNGLENAPQKLQNLGELNKMLAHRPWLITKEHIEQLLKTEENSWSLAELIHAVVLLTHYHSLASFTFGCGISPEIDCEGGHTFRPPSVSNYCICDITNGYHGVDEIHASPAGSIPSTESVCEVEALMEKMKQLQECRDEEEASQEEMATRFEREKRESMFVCSSEDEESAATRDVSRHFEDTSYGYKDFSRHGMHVPTFRVQDYSWEDHGYSLVNRLYPDVGQLLDEKFHIAYNLTYNTMAMHKDVDTSMLRRAIWNYIHCMFGIRYDDYDYGEINQLLDRSFKVYIKTVVCTPEKTTKRMYDSFWRQFEHSEKVHVNLLLVEARMQAELLYALRAITRYMT is encoded by the exons atgaagcCTCTTAAACTG gaACTTGGAATAAGAATTCCTAGACCACTGGGACACGGACCAAGCAGATTCATCCCTGAGAAGGAG ACAATTCAGGTGGGAAAGGAGGACGCCACGATGCACACGCTGTTTGCAGAGTCTTTTGCCACGCTGGGCCGGCTGGACAATGTCACCTTGGTGATGGTTTTCCACCCGCAGTATCTCGAAAGCTTTCTAAAAACTCAGCACTATCTCCTGCAAATGGATGGTCCTCTCCCGCTCCATTACCGGCACTACATCGGGATAATG GCTGCAGCACGACATCAGTGCTCTTACCTTGTTAACCTCCATGTGAATGACTTCCTTCATGTTGGTGGAGACCCTAAATGGTTGAATGGTCTGGAAAATGCACCtcaaaaactgcaaaatttaGGAGAACTGAACAAAATGTTGGCTCATCGACCCTGGCTTATCACCAAGGAACATATCGAG caactaCTGAAGACTGAAGAGAACAGCTGGTCCTTGGCAGAGCTGATCCATGCAGTCGTTCTCCTTACACACTACCACTCCCTTGCTTCCTTCACGTTTGGCTGTGGGATCAGCCCAGAGATCGACTGTGAAGGGGGTCACACCTTCAGGCCCCCCTCCGTCAGTAACTATTGCATATGTGATATTACAAATGGTTACCATGGGGTGGATGAAATCCatgccagcccagctgggagtATTCCA tCTACAGAGTCTGTCTGTGAAGTTGAAGCTCTTatggagaaaatgaagcagctgcaggagtgcAGAGATGAAGAGGAAGCCAGTCAAGAAGAGATGGCCACGCGTtttgaaagagagaagagagaaagcatGTTCGTGTGTTCTTCAG AAGATGAAGAATCTGCAGCAACAAGAGATGTGTCTCGTCACTTTGAGGATACCAGCTATGGTTACAAAGACTTCTCCAGACATGGAATGCATGTGCCCACCTTTCGTGTTCAG GATTATTCCTGGGAAGACCATGGCTATTCCTTGGTTAATCGTCTTTATCCAGATGTGGGACAACTACTTGATGAGAAGTTCCATATTGCTTATAATCTGACTTACAACACAATGGCTATGCACAAAGATGTGGATACCTCAATGCTGAGACGAGCTATTTGGAACTATATCCATTGTATGTTTGGAATAAG ATATGATGATTATGACTATGGTGAAATTAATCAGTTGTTGGACCGCAGCTTTAAAGTTTATATCAAGACTGTGGTTTGCACTCCTGAAAAGACCACAAAAAGAATGTATGATAGCTTCTGGAGGCAGTTTGAACACTCTGAGAAG GTCCATGTAAATTTGCTTCTGGTAGAAGCTCGGATGCAAGCCGAACTACTTTATGCTCTGAGAGCTATTACTCGCTATATGACCTGA
- the SESN1 gene encoding sestrin-1 isoform X3 — translation MHTLFAESFATLGRLDNVTLVMVFHPQYLESFLKTQHYLLQMDGPLPLHYRHYIGIMAAARHQCSYLVNLHVNDFLHVGGDPKWLNGLENAPQKLQNLGELNKMLAHRPWLITKEHIEQLLKTEENSWSLAELIHAVVLLTHYHSLASFTFGCGISPEIDCEGGHTFRPPSVSNYCICDITNGYHGVDEIHASPAGSIPSTESVCEVEALMEKMKQLQECRDEEEASQEEMATRFEREKRESMFVCSSEDEESAATRDVSRHFEDTSYGYKDFSRHGMHVPTFRVQDYSWEDHGYSLVNRLYPDVGQLLDEKFHIAYNLTYNTMAMHKDVDTSMLRRAIWNYIHCMFGIRYDDYDYGEINQLLDRSFKVYIKTVVCTPEKTTKRMYDSFWRQFEHSEKVHVNLLLVEARMQAELLYALRAITRYMT, via the exons ATGCACACGCTGTTTGCAGAGTCTTTTGCCACGCTGGGCCGGCTGGACAATGTCACCTTGGTGATGGTTTTCCACCCGCAGTATCTCGAAAGCTTTCTAAAAACTCAGCACTATCTCCTGCAAATGGATGGTCCTCTCCCGCTCCATTACCGGCACTACATCGGGATAATG GCTGCAGCACGACATCAGTGCTCTTACCTTGTTAACCTCCATGTGAATGACTTCCTTCATGTTGGTGGAGACCCTAAATGGTTGAATGGTCTGGAAAATGCACCtcaaaaactgcaaaatttaGGAGAACTGAACAAAATGTTGGCTCATCGACCCTGGCTTATCACCAAGGAACATATCGAG caactaCTGAAGACTGAAGAGAACAGCTGGTCCTTGGCAGAGCTGATCCATGCAGTCGTTCTCCTTACACACTACCACTCCCTTGCTTCCTTCACGTTTGGCTGTGGGATCAGCCCAGAGATCGACTGTGAAGGGGGTCACACCTTCAGGCCCCCCTCCGTCAGTAACTATTGCATATGTGATATTACAAATGGTTACCATGGGGTGGATGAAATCCatgccagcccagctgggagtATTCCA tCTACAGAGTCTGTCTGTGAAGTTGAAGCTCTTatggagaaaatgaagcagctgcaggagtgcAGAGATGAAGAGGAAGCCAGTCAAGAAGAGATGGCCACGCGTtttgaaagagagaagagagaaagcatGTTCGTGTGTTCTTCAG AAGATGAAGAATCTGCAGCAACAAGAGATGTGTCTCGTCACTTTGAGGATACCAGCTATGGTTACAAAGACTTCTCCAGACATGGAATGCATGTGCCCACCTTTCGTGTTCAG GATTATTCCTGGGAAGACCATGGCTATTCCTTGGTTAATCGTCTTTATCCAGATGTGGGACAACTACTTGATGAGAAGTTCCATATTGCTTATAATCTGACTTACAACACAATGGCTATGCACAAAGATGTGGATACCTCAATGCTGAGACGAGCTATTTGGAACTATATCCATTGTATGTTTGGAATAAG ATATGATGATTATGACTATGGTGAAATTAATCAGTTGTTGGACCGCAGCTTTAAAGTTTATATCAAGACTGTGGTTTGCACTCCTGAAAAGACCACAAAAAGAATGTATGATAGCTTCTGGAGGCAGTTTGAACACTCTGAGAAG GTCCATGTAAATTTGCTTCTGGTAGAAGCTCGGATGCAAGCCGAACTACTTTATGCTCTGAGAGCTATTACTCGCTATATGACCTGA